In Paroedura picta isolate Pp20150507F chromosome 1, Ppicta_v3.0, whole genome shotgun sequence, the following are encoded in one genomic region:
- the POLR2G gene encoding DNA-directed RNA polymerase II subunit RPB7, whose product MFYHISLEHEILLHPRYFGPNLLNTVKQKLFTEVEGTCTGKYGFVIAVTTIDNIGAGVIQPGRGFVLYPVKYKAIVFRPFKGEVVDAVVTQVNKVGLFTEIGPMSCFISRHSIPSEMEFDPNSNPPCYKTVDEDIVIQQDDDIRLKIVGTRVDKNDIFAIGSLMDDYLGLVS is encoded by the exons ATGTTTTACCAC ATCTCTTTGGAACATGAAATCCTGTTGCATCCACGGTATTTTGGGCCCAATCTTCTCAACACAGTTAAGCAGAAATTGTTCACTGAGGTGGAAGGAACCTGCACAGGGAA ATATGGCTTTGTGATTGCGGTCACAACTATAGACAATATTGGTGCAGGCGTGATCCAGCCTGGTCGAGGCTTTGTGCTGTACCCGGTCAAATACAAGGCCATTGTCTTCAGGCCTTTCAAAGGGGAGGTGGTCGATGCAGTGGTCACGCAAGTGAACAAG GTTGGACTCTTCACTGAAATTGGACCCATGTCCTGCTTCATTTCAAGACAT TCCATTCCTTCTGAAATGGAATTTGACCCCAATTCCAATCCTCCATGCTACAAGACAGTTGATGAG GACATTGTTATCCAACAAGATGATGACATTAGGCTGAAGATTGTCGGGACTCGAGTGGACAAGAATGATATT TTTGCAATTGGATCACTCATGGATGACTACCTTG GTCTGGTCAGCTGA
- the EEF1G gene encoding elongation factor 1-gamma, with protein sequence MAAAGTLYTYPENWRAFKALIAAQYSGAKIKVLSAPPQFHFGQTNKTPEFLNKFPVGKVPSFEGDDGFCVFESNAIAHYVSNDELRGTTKEAAAQIIQWVSFADSDIVPPASTWVFPTLGIMHYNKQATEYAKEEVKRILSILDSHLKTRTFLVGERVTLADITVVCTLLWLYKQVLEPSFRQSYGNVNRWFITCINQPQFMAVLGEVKLCEKMAQFDAKKFAENQPKKEAPKKEKQPKEEKKPEKKEERKPAPEPEEEMDECEQALAAEPKSKDPFAHLPKSPFVMDEFKRKYSNEDTLTVALPHFWEHFDKEGWSVWYAEYRFPEELAQTFMSCNLITGMFQRLDKLRKNAFASVILFGTNNASSISGVWVFRGQDLAFPLSPDWQVDYESYTWRKLDPDSEECKTLVKEYFLWEGEFKHVGKAFCQGKIFK encoded by the exons ATGGCGGCGGCCGGG ACTCTCTACACCTACCCTGAGAATTGGCGAGCATTCAAAGCCCTCATCGCTGCTCAGTACAGTGGTGCCAAGATCAAGGTCCTCTCGGCCCCGCCTCAGTTCCACTTCGGGCAAACCAACAAGACTCCCGAATTCCTGAACAAATTCCCTGTCGGGAAG GTCCCTTCCTTCGAAGGAGACGATGGCTTCTGCGTGTTTGAGAGCAACGCCATTGCACATTACG TCAGCAACGATGAGCTACGAGGAACCACCAAGGAGGCAGCCGCCCAGATCATCCAGTGGGTCAGCTTTGCCGACAGCGACATCGTCCCTCCTGCCAGCACTTGGGTCTTCCCCACGTTGGGCATCATGCATTATAACAAGCAG gcCACAGAATATGCCAAGGAGGAAGTGAAGAGGATTCTAAGCATCCTTGACTCCCATCTGAAAACCAGGACATTCCTGGTGGGCGAGCGGGTCACACTGGCTGACATCACGGTTGTCTGTACTCTCCTCTGGCTTTACAAGCAG GTTTTGGAGCCCTCTTTCCGCCAGTCTTACGGAAACGTCAACCGCTGGTTCATCACCTGCATAAACCAGCCGCAGTTCATGGCTGTCCTGGGAGAGGTGAAGCTCTGCGAGAAGATGGCACAGTTTGACG CTAAGAAGTTTGCTGAAAATCAGCCCAAGAAGGAAGCGCCGAAGAAGGAGAAGCAgccaaaagaagagaagaagccagagaagaaagaagagaggaagcCAGCACCTGAGCCCGAGGAAGAGATGGATGAGTGTGAGCAGGCCTTGGCAGCTGAGCCAAAATCCAAAGACCCCTTTGCTCACCTGCCCAAGAG CCCCTTCGTCATGGACGAGTTCAAGCGCAAGTACTCCAACGAAGACACCCTCACGGTGGCCCTGCCTCACTTCTGGGAGCATTTTGACAAGGAGGGCTGGTCCGTCTGGTACGCGGAGTATCGCTTCCCCGAGGAGCTGGCGCAGACGTTCATGAGCTGCAATCTCATCACAG GCATGTTCCAGCGCCTGGACAAACTGCGCAAGAATGCCTTTGCTTCCGTCATCCTTTTTGGCACCAACAACGCTAGCAGCATTTCGGGCGTGTGGGTCTTCCGTGGGCAAGACCTTGCCTTTCcg CTGAGCCCCGACTGGCAGGTGGACTACGAATCTTACACCTGGAGGAAGCTGGACCCGGATAGCGAGGAGTGCAAGACGCTGGTGAAGGAGTacttcctgtgggagggggagttcaAGCACGTTGGCAAGGCCTTTTGCCAGGGCAAGATCTTCAAGTGA